The nucleotide window AGCTCATTAGACTTGGGCTTTGGTGTTTGAATGATGATTATAAGAAGAGGCCATCTATGTCTACAGTGGTGAAGTTCTTGGAAGGAGCTGTGGAATTGGATGATCAAATGAGCTTTAGTTTATTACAAACCATGGTTCCTTCAATTTTATACTAAACCTTTTCCATCTCCCAAATCATGAAGAAATTCAATTGTATGCATTTCAAGCACATCTCCTTTTTTTGTCATTTAAATGAGCTCAaaatcttttgatttctttttattttcttacaagTCTTCATTGTTTTTTCATCTGCATTGTATCTTGTGACTACTGACTATGAATATTTGATGATATGATTTTGAATCTAAAGTCATTCTAATATTATGACCGATAAGCGATAGTGAATAACTAAAACAATAACCTCGTGTTGAAGGTGAGGGACTTTATAGTTTTGTTCATTACTTAGCTGTTTAATTACTTGGAATACTGAAAAACTACAATATGATCAAATACTCGAAAATATTATATCAACATTTTTCCtctgaaaattatttaaaaaaatatggaagtGGTCAGCAGGAGTTATACAGAATTGAACAAATGTACACTGATCTCTTTGATGAGATGTAACGACACAGATCATATTCCAAGCAAAGCCGAATTGAAAAATGGATGCGAAAGTTTATCAATGACAGACGATGCAGACGGAatcaaaatttcataattaatggTTGTGTTGATATCAATACCATCTTCCAAAACTTTAACAATCTTTGACATTGCAGGCCTCAAATTGTGATCACTCTGTAAACACCACATGGCAACTCTGATCATTTTCACAGCCTCTTCCATGTGGAGCTCCATATTCCCATCATCCTTTGCTACAATTTCATGCAATCTATCATCATGTGCCTTTTCTTTCACTAGTTTCAATAGGTAAATGTCCTCTATAGGTTGACAGAAATCAAAGTTTTTCCTGCCACAAATGATCTCAAGAACTAGAATTCCAAAGCTGTAAACATCGACCTTCTCAGTAATTACTGAGTTTAACCATTCTGGAGCTAAGTAACCAAGTGTTCCTCTCATTGTTGTCATAACTTTGCTTTGATCCCTTTCCACTAATTTCGAAAGACCGAAATCAGCAATCTTAGCATTGAAATTCTCATCCAAGAGAATGTTCTGTGGCTTGATGTCTAAATGAAGTATCCTCTTGCAGCAATCTTCATGGAGATAAGACAATCCCTTTGCGACGTTGATGATAATCTGAAGTCTAATCCCCCAATCAAgcttatgattattgtttttgttgaagATCCATTTATCCAATGATCCATTTGACATGAATTCATAGACCAAGAAATAGTATGATTTTTCGACACAGTACCCAATCAGTCTTACCAGATTGATGTGATGAATGCCGTGAATTGTTTCAATCTCTGCTAAGAACTGCTTCTTCCCTTGTGATATCCTTTCCATTCGTTTCACTGCAACTTTCCTGCCATTACTAAGAATTCCTTCAAACACCGAACCGGATCCTCCTCGTCCAAGCTCTTTACTGAAGTCATGAGTAGCATTCCTCAAATCTTCGAAACAAAATTTCACGGGTAATTCAGAAGcatgattcaaattgaagtagTTCTCTGCACTAATGTCCCCATTTGAGATATTCATCCTCTTGCTCGCACTTTTCCTTCTCAAATACAAAATCCGAATGCAAATCAACGCGAGGAAAACAGTAACCACACCTCCTGCAATACATCCCATGATTATGAAGTGCCGATGCTTCATACCTGGCTGAACTCTAGTTGCATTCAACTGCTCCGGAACCTGAACTTTGAGAAAAACTGATGAATTGTAGCTATATTCGGATTGCCGAGCTCTTTTCATTGAGAAGAGTTGGCTGATCAAAGTACACTGGCCACCAGAGCTGTTGAATTCTGGCAAAAATCCAACTGCCTTGCAACCACATTGAGTCAAGCACTGGGCCTTGCAAGTCTCCACACTGACTTTGCTCTGAGAAGTTATATCATGGTGAAAGTAGTAAACATTCTCAAGATGTAAAAGATGATGTTTCTGAGATTTCTGACAATCCAATGGAGTCACACTAGTACAACCCTGCGCTGGATCATCATAATTCACTGCAGAGAAGTAATTCAGGGTTTGGTTTCTTCCCCCTTGTGGACAACTACACTGCTTGTTTGAACAAACACCATAATATCCACAAGCCAAAGGATAATCACAGTAATCCAATTGATCATCTAACAAGTCTGCAAACCACTTTCCACTTCATACAAACCCTTCAAGCTGATATAACCTCAGATGACCATCAGGATCAAGCCTCAAGAACTGTGGCTGATGATGTCGGTGGCACCGGAGGCATCAGTTGATTCTTTTGAAGACAAAAACCAAACTTACATTGCCATTCATGAACTGCAGATATGCCTCCTCATCCTCTGAATTAATGGTAACACTTCCTTTTCTATAGTAAACCTGAGGTATTCCATCAGATTCTATGAAAGAAGAGAAACCACTTGGAGAGAGTAAGATAAAATGAGATCCTGAATGAGTCCAGTTATAAGTTGAAGCTCTACTCACCAGTCTCTGCCAAGCCACCAGTCTCTGTCCAGGCAGCAGTGTATCAACTGGGAAATCAAAAGAGTTCCAAATGATGTTGTTCTCACTATCAAACAACACCAAACTCCCATTGTCTGTGAGATTAATCCCTGAAACTGGCTTGCCTGATGTGATAGTACTCCAAACAATGGTGCCATTAATGTCAGTGAGCACAAAGTTACCATCTTTCTTTAGCTCAAGTGTTGCATTCTCCTTGACAAGTTTGTCCCTGTTGGCAGACCATACTACTTGCAGAGCTGTGCTTTGGTCATTGGTCTTCACCATAATGGCAATGGCCAAGACAAATGAATCACAAGAACCAGAACAAATAAAGCCAAAGGAGAAGGTTAACCCCAGACCATTCCTGCTAAACTTGAAAGGTTGTTTGGCAACAAGGATTGGTCTCACAAGGGATCCATCTTGGACTGAAATGAGCTCTTTGCTTGAAGATGGGTTTGTGTTAGCCCAATGTGAAGGGAGCTTTGCAGTTGATGGGAAGTTTGGAAAAGGTTCCCATTCATCTGATTGAATTAAGAGTGGTAATGAGATTATTAGCAAAAGATGGAGAATGGAAGCCATTGATTTCTTGCTGGTTCTACTTTTTAGTTTGGAAATTTGAGAAATATAGATGCATGAAGATGAGATGTTTGGCATTTTTTGAGAGATGGAAATGTGGACATATGGAGAAGAGAAGACTATATATGTTGCAATAAATATAGACAAGCCGGTTGTGGCTTTAAGTACCTTGATAATGGTGTTCTTGGAGTCAAGTTCAAGGTACAGTATTGCAAAAATGACAAACAGAAGagaataatttatgaaaatcatatatactatatatatgttttaaacgGAGTacttaatgataattaaaaacgACTTTGATTTCTTGTGAAGCTCTTTCACTGCTAGTAGACTGTTACCGAAAAATGGATTATAGATCTTTAACACTCTAGTTTGTCAAAATAGTTATGTTTGAATAgtgcctttttttaaaaaataggttaattttttttaaagtggcatttaactattttttacgATTTTGCATATCATACTCTTTGTATTGCATTATgtctttttttctatattttttaacattttgtatatttatattgcTGACATGTGTATTTTacttgtagttttttttttgaataaggtggataaaccactaatttattaaaaaaagaaatacaggGAAGTACAAGGTACAATAGTAGCAGAGAAAAAAAGCTAGAAAGATATAAACTCGTAAACCTCACCGGAGATGAGGAGAACAGAGAGCAGAGggaacatgaaaaacacactaATAAAGGGAAAAAATCTGGAGCCGCTAGTCAATCATCTCAAGACATAGGCCTCGCTCCAGAACCGATGTAACAGTTACTCTGGTTTCGGCTGGCGCGCTACTGGAGAAGTCGGTGGATCTGGAGCTTAGGAAGCTTAAGGAGCGCTTGATCTTCTGAATGTCCTCTGAAGCTTCCTGCAGATGAGATTCCGAGCTTGTAACTGATTTCTTTCACTCtcatatattttggatttatttatttttataagaaaattatgAAAGTGACTTAGATTAAGGGAAATACATTAATGAGAAGCATGGGTCGTCAATTTACtaaaattgatgttttagtGCTCACGAAGACACAAAAGGTTTTATTGTACTTAAAATATACTCTTCCGTatccatttgattttttttattccgaTTTGGATTGTTTTCTTCCATTTGTTTTGATAGTTACTAATGGTTACGGTGGGGGTGTGAAATGTTAAgatcactcaaaaactcactcaaagtataaacactcacacaccatcaaagcaagataaagaAGACAAgtaaattggtaacccagttcggcacaaccttaaCTATATCtggggggccaggcccggagaaacaatccactaaaaaaggtatgagaacaaggagtacaacactcactcactcactcaatacaaagaatatcctctcaagattgcccgacggccacacactcaactctcaccaaagagtctctcactgtttggctccatcctaaatcttcgagcaggatgtcttatatagacgcaccgacgtctacaaagttacctcttttagaattctccgtggcttcctaacttgaacaccttccaaagttagatgttgcaacacccagttgcaacatggcccaccttactgaacatgactgagttctagctagatgcacccgaatctgcgaccttcaacctcgcTGCCTTCGATCCCGCCTCGTAGCgattgactcgacccgagctcctcacGCTTGCagttgcttccttcctcacatcacttcagaaggtcttcctctcccgagggacgtgcccaccaaggcacacgtgaccatctcaccaaagatagccaccgaaaatctcccgatcttcctttccaaacttggcccaagtttggtcttccaaatgatcttcgtctgactcatgaaaatattgttactaaacttgatcttgtcttcatccaagtttagccttcaatatctttaagcatgatctttaatcatccatgcttggatcttcaaatctctaatcatatcttatgcaatcttcaatcaatctcctcatatgactagtctccatgaatagttccgcccatagatagctcttgaatcttccttcaatatagtaatgctaaatatggtcttgatgatctccttggtatatctttaccttatttagtttgtgtcttcaaatagcttcacaccaaactaaatctttgtgtcttcaaatagcttcataccaagtttaacttgtgtcttctaatagcttcacataatctttatgatcttgaactcttgccaataatagaatatttctctctcttcaaatagatctttctaaaaaggagctctatcaaagatatgaataatcatcccggatcttaccaatgATAGATaatcacatcaaaaataaaacttgcctttctaGAAAAGACCCTAtagacttgatgcactttccaaaaatagtttaacaTCACATGATtatattgagagaaatatcttcaatatagatcttaatcaaatctccacTTTGATCTCCATTAAATGTCATGATAACatcttttgccacatcatcatcctagtcatcttttcttttgatgagtcaccacatgccacgtcatcatcctcttgccatgtcactacttggcttgtcatataatgtcaatccTACGTCATCAAACTTAACAGTTACTTTTTGGCCATCTAGAATGTGTTTAAAGTTTAATTTGACGGAGTATTTTGGAGGAATCATGTACTTgtctgattttgatttgagaTTCTGGTTCCTttgttagatttatttatttatttatttatttattatttttttatgaacatGTTTTGATTTCAAGTTGATTGAAAAGGAACACACAATAGAGGAAAAAAAGGAGATGGGGGACAAGAGGGTGAGAGAAATAGGTCTTGAATAATTTATAAGGAATTGTAATGAATTTCAACtgctataaattttaaattatttatgagtTTTACCCATTGTAACATATGAGTACTTGGcatattaactaaaaaaaatatttctcaagTTATCAATTCCATTGAGACTATTATTTTCTAAAGCTTTTTGTAGTTTCTTTAATGTAATTTAACTTTAAGCATCAaggtgatttatttttttttatatgaaaattgaaaaactacaattttgttaaataaaaaaaacagatgATTTGAACAAATAAAAGCATGATATACTAAGGTAATAATATGAGACAAAATTATGTAATCCACTGGTGATAAAAAGTAAAGTTAAgtaaagcttaataaaaaacaataacagaGGAATAGAAAGTGTTAATGACACTCAAAAAATAATAGTTGgagagatcattcattttaggtggcattaaaataaattaagggtTAAATGTTTTAACAGACAAATAGAAAGTGTTAATGACACTCAAAAAACAATCGTTGAagagattatttattttaggtgGCATTAAGGTAAATTAAAGgttaaatgttttaattaagtataatattagacattaaaggttgtttttttgtgttttgttttcattattgagatgccctatttttttttattttttaattacttttcatcatttatttttaatcacttATATATGCTatcaactaaattaaaaaaactatccTAAAGagatcaacaaaatttatgttAGCTAtaatcaaggttgtcagacccggaccggcccagCCGGTTCAACCAGAAAAACCGGGAACCTGCCATGTGgtcggcccgggtataccccattgaaccgggtattaaaaaacccgctGTTAACCCGGTGATCTGGCCGATTCAAACGgaaaccggttgacccggctgggtcaatcgggtcataatatttttttttttttacaatatttaataatttattattattttctcattagaaaccacaaaatcgtttatatttatcaatattaatttataatttataatcaataaatagaattacaatatatatatatatatatatcataaacataccaacaaaaattaacattcaaaaataaaatctattaatgtggtatgtaaatactttctaaaaatttaatttattaagaaaataaaacaataaatgagtgtaatattattataaaaatataaaaataaagtattctaattaaataaaaaatataagaaaatttaaaacaaaataaaaactcaattgagatataagaattagtgaattaaatttcttatctattttaacaaaataaatcaataaacaaataaataaataaatggtactgagagaagttcgataattatatattaatatattaaatttgtaaatatttaaaaaatgtaaaaaaaataaatgacataattagaaaacactactgtatataaagtcatttatcaatttaaatatcaaatttgagtatttttttatattataattatgggtttaatattataattccacattattaattattataatattttttatattttattattgatcccGGTTCAACCCCAGATCGATCCGGTCGAACTTATTGACCCTTGATCCCTGAGCTTAGCAGGGTCATTGCCCGAACTGGATCTGACAACCTTGGCTATAATCTAAACTTATatttaagagagagagagagagagagagagagagagagagagaggacagCACAATAGTGACTTCATTATTCCTTTGAGAGGTTatcaatacaataaataaataaataaactcacaTCAAActagaaaattcaaaaacaaaaataacaaagacaATGTTTTCGTCTTTTGGAGTAAAATCAACATAAGCAAGAAATaaagaattattatttattcatatatttattttttattttgataaataggtgacaaatgccttttatttaaaaaagtcaAAGATGTGTACAAAGGTGAAATTAGTACCTCAACACACTTATATTTTCATCTTACATAGGTTTTGGAGTTTGATCTCGGatcttttttaaaacaaatactcTACCTAAAGAATTCAATACCAATAGACAAAAAAACTATTGGTgaactaaaaaattatttttaaatgcatacaaaaaatatcttcaattaaaaaaaatctctttttt belongs to Dioscorea cayenensis subsp. rotundata cultivar TDr96_F1 chromosome 17, TDr96_F1_v2_PseudoChromosome.rev07_lg8_w22 25.fasta, whole genome shotgun sequence and includes:
- the LOC120281189 gene encoding probable receptor-like protein kinase At5g20050 — protein: MPPVPPTSSATWFADLLDDQLDYCDYPLACGYYGVCSNKQCSCPQGGRNQTLNYFSAVNYDDPAQGCTSVTPLDCQKSQKHHLLHLENVYYFHHDITSQSKVSVETCKAQCLTQCGCKAVGFLPEFNSSGGQCTLISQLFSMKRARQSEYSYNSSVFLKVQVPEQLNATRVQPGMKHRHFIIMGCIAGGVVTVFLALICIRILYLRRKSASKRMNISNGDISAENYFNLNHASELPVKFCFEDLRNATHDFSKELGRGGSGSVFEGILSNGRKVAVKRMERISQGKKQFLAEIETIHGIHHINLVRLIGYCVEKSYYFLVYEFMSNGSLDKWIFNKNNNHKLDWGIRLQIIINVAKGLSYLHEDCCKRILHLDIKPQNILLDENFNAKIADFGLSKLVERDQSKVMTTMRGTLGYLAPEWLNSVITEKVDVYSFGILVLEIICGRKNFDFCQPIEDIYLLKLVKEKAHDDRLHEIVAKDDGNMELHMEEAVKMIRVAMWCLQSDHNLRPAMSKIVKVLEDGIDINTTINYEILIPSASSVIDKLSHPFFNSALLGI
- the LOC120281190 gene encoding EP1-like glycoprotein 2, with translation MASILHLLLIISLPLLISLVRPILVAKQPFKFSRNGLGLTFSFGFICSGSCDSFVLAIAIMVKTNDQSTALQVVWSANRDKLVKENATLELKKDGNFVLTDINGTIVWSTITSGKPVSGINLTDNGSLVLFDSENNIIWNSFDFPVDTLLPGQRLVAWQRLVSRASTYNWTHSGSHFILLSPSGFSSFIESDGIPQVYYRKGSVTINSEDEEAYLQFMNGNVSLVFVFKRIN